The genome window TCAACGATGTGCGCCACGCAATTTTAGGCGAAGATATTCTTACGCGCGGTAGCCTCTCCTCGTGTGAGGCGAGCTAAGTTCGCCTTGAAGCTGATAACTAGGCAAGTCGGTGTTTGTATCTTGAGGTGTAGGACGTGCCTCTCGAAGAGGGCGCGTTTCAGAGACTCAAGGCATAGGTTGAGTGGTATAAATTCTTATTCGTGTTGATTCGTGTCCATTCGTGGTTCCAACTACGTTTTTTCGGAAAATCCTTATCCACGTTCATTTAACGTTTATTTACGGTTCAACTAATTTGTAATCACTATGTCAAAGCACTCTCTCATTATCGCCACAGGCAACGCTCACAAAGTCGAAGAATTCGAACTGCTCCTCAAGGGGCTAGACTTCGATGTGGTATCGGCGAAGACCTGCGGCGGCATGCCGGAAGTCGACGAAAATGGCTCAACCTTTGCGGCAAACGCGCAGCTCAAAGCCGAGGCGCTACGGGCGCAGGCACCTGCCGATGCATGGGTAATGGCGGACGACTCCGGCCTCGAAGTCGATGCACTTGATGGCGCACCAGGGATTTATTCTGCCCGCTACGCTGGTGTAGATGCCAGTGATGGTGACAATGTTGTCAAACTACTCGACGCCATAAAGGACGTGCCCAAAGAAGCGCGCACTGCGCGCTTTCGTTGCGTGCTGTGTGTGATTGATCACGAAGGCTATATCACGCATTATGATGGCAGTTGCGAAGGACGTATCGATACGGAAGTGCATGGCGACGGCGGCTTCGGCTACGATCCGATTTTCATTCCAGATGGCTATAGCGAGAGCTTCGCGCAACTCGGTGATTCGGTGAAGAGTCAACTCAGCCACCGCGCAAAAGCTGTCGAATGGATGCGCACGATTTTAGCGGAGCGCTCATAGTGCTTCGGATCTACTAAATGTGTGGGTTTGGGCGGGAGGGCCGGCCTCTGGGCTTGCCGCTTAAGAGACGCCGCGCATGTTTGGGGTATGACAAGCGAAGAGACTCCTCAACCACACAAGCGCCGCGTGCGTTATAAGGGCAAGAACCCGCGTCGCTTTGAGGATAAATACAAAGAGCTCAACCCTGAGCGCTACGCAGATACGGTAGCGCATGTGCTCGCTGGTGGTAAAACACCTGCTGGGCAACATGTGCCGATTATGGTCAGCGAAATTATGCAGGCACTTGCAGTCCAATCCGGTGAGCGTGCTGTCGATTGCACGCTTGGTTATGGTGGTCACTCGGCCGAACTCTTGAAAGCGGTGCAGCCCGGTGGTTGCTTGATCGGAGTCGATCAAGATCCCATTGAGTTGCCAAAGACAGAGGCGCGTCTGCGCTTGGCGGGTTTTCCAGAGGAATCTTTGCATTGCGAACGCACGAACTTTGTCGCCCTGCGGGGCGTGCTAGGGAAAGTCGGCTGGCACGAGGGTGCCGATGCCATTCTCGCCGACCTAGGCGTATCTTCGATGCAGATCGACAATCCCGCACGCGGCTTCAGCTTTAAGCATGAGGGCCCGCTCGATATGCGAATGAATCCGAACAAGGGCATATCCGCTAGCACCTTGCTCGAAAAAATCGGCGAAGAAGCACTTGAGGCACTTTTACGTGAAAATGCGGATGAGCCCAACGCGGCAAGTTTGGCCACCGCGTTGGCTGGACAGGTATTTAAGACGACTGGAGCGCTTGCGCGTGCGATCGAGCAGATACTGCCCGAGTCCTTTGATGAAGATAAGGTAAAAGCCACGCAGCGCCGGGTTTTTCAAGCACTGCGTATTGAAGTGAACGACGAATTCAAGGTGCTCGATGGCTGGCTACGTGGGCTACCGAGTTGCCTTCGAACGGGCGGTCGAGTTGCCGTTCTAACCTTTCATAGTGGAGAAGATCGTCGTGTTAAAAAAGCATTCAAAGCGGGATTACAAGATGGGCTCTACAGCGCAATTAGTGAGGAGGTCATCCGTGCCTCCTTCGCTGAACAGCACGATAACCCGCGCGCCTCGTCAGCTAAACTGCGTTGGGCAGTGAAGGCGAGTTAGAGCTGGGCGCATCAAGTATTGTGACTTTCAATATGGCGATCTGATCACCGAGAAGGCACAATCTTCTGGATCTTGAGATTGAAGTCGTAGGCGGCTTCCCGCTTGGAGGTAGTGGTTTCAAGGGCCGTGTCGGTCGAACACCTACATTCGACAGGCTCATGTCAGGCAAGGAACTCGACTACGCTTTTCACCAATCATGATACGCGCCAGTATAGAGCGCGACAATGCGCATTAGTTAAAGTTTGAGTATTCTCGGAGAATCGCCGTTCTCAAAAATAATAGCCAAAGTTGATGTTGAATCGTGACTGCCAATCATTGTCAGGGTTCGCGCCGAAGGTGGTGAATTCATCGCCGCCGACGAAGTAGTTGCCATTGGAGAAGGCGAGGTCGGTATAAATATACCAACCTCCTCTGGCCCATGCGGCCCCGAGGATAAAGAGATCGCTATCGTTGAAGCTGCCTTCTGTTTTCATTAGGCTGCTGTATTCCACATAGGGCGTAATTGAATCAAGCCAATCGATGCGCGAGGTTTCATAGAAATAGCTGAGTGAGACCGCTGGAATCCAAGCCTCAGTAGCAACGGGCCAAGCGAAATTATAAGCACCTAGGTCGATCTCCTCGTCGGTCACGTCGCCTGATTGAACCTGACTTTTGCTCACGTCGTATTTGTAATAGGTGATTTGCGGTGTTAGTTTCCAGTTGTTCCATTGGAAGATCGCATGCAGCGAACCCGCATAGAGTTCACCGTCATCCTGATCGCCATTGCTCTGCAGTTGTCCTGCCTGTAGCGAGGTGCCGAGGTCGGCATCAACCTCACCCAAGGTAGTGGAGTAGATCGCGCGTAGGTTGAATTGATTGCGTTCTTCGTAGCCGTTTCCTGTTTCGTCGACAACGTCGTAGGAATAACGTGCGCTATCTCGACTGGAGCCGCGTCCTTGCCACTCTGCCGAATAATAATATGCGAGGTCGATCGTCCAATCGCCAGGATGCGTCGTGTATTTAATGCCTAAGTCCATGTCGTCCGCTAATCCGACATAATAATGCTGATCGAAGAACCAGCTCTGCGACACTCCGTAAGGGCTCGGGCCGAAGGGCACTCGGTTGAGTCCGACTTGCACTTGCTTGTCATCTTCAAAGTTGTATCCTAACCATCCAGTGTGTAGGAAGTTGTAGCCGTCATAGAAACGATATTCAGCCTTACCAATGACGGGGCCATTTACGTAATCGATATTGATACGGAAGGTGTCTAACTCGAAATTTCCACCATCACCTCCACGGCTTGGACCGTTTGAGTTTGGATAATCTCCGATGACATAGTTCGCGCGTATGGCGCCGCCGATTGTGAAATCTCCGATTTGTATCTTGGTTGGAGTTTTATCCTGCGCTGCGGTTAATTGGATTTCGGCTTGAGTGGCGCGCTCATTTGCCAGTGTTTCGTTGGTGGTTGCCACTTGGAGCGCGCTGCGAGCAGCAGCGAGTTCCTGCTCTAGTAGGCTCACTCGCTCGATGAGCTCTGCTTTGGTTTCGGCTTGGGCTGGCAGGCTAGATAATCCGATGAGTATCAGTAGGGCGATGAGGCATCGCTTGGAGGATTGTGTGAATCGCATATGAGTTTCAGTTGAGTCGGTTATTGATCTGATTGTTTCGTCAGTAATTCATCGTGCACTTCGATGATCGCTTCGGTTATTTTATGTTCCGCATGCACATCTTCTAATTTATCTAGCACCGCATCTTCCATATAAGCTTCTTCGGAGAGGCCCATGTAGAGCGCGTAGACGACCAATAATAAAACGACGGTAAATGGTAAGCCTGTAGAGATCGAAGCGGTTTGCAAAATCGAAAGCCCGCCTCCAAGCAGTAGCACGGCAGCGATGACACCTTCCATGACCGCCCAAAATACGCGCTGTGGCACGGGAGATTTCAATTTTCCACCAGATGTTAAGTGGTCGACGACCAGTGAGCCCGAGTCTGACGAAGTGACGAAAAATACTGTCACGAGCACAATGCCGACCATCGACAGCACTGTGGAGAAGTTGAAGTATTCCAGCATCGCGAATAGTGCCGTGGATACGTTTTCGCTGACTGCTCCGAAAATATTGGCTTCGCCGCTGGCCTGTAGACTAATCGCTGAACCGCCCAGAACGGACATCCAGATAAAGGATAGAATCGTTGGGACTATCATCACACCGAGGATAAACTCACGCACGGTGCGGCCTTTGGAAATACGAGCGATGAACATGCCGACGAAAGGCGACCAAGATACCCACCATGCCCAATAGAAAATGGTCCATGAACCTTGCCAATTCGTATCGCGGAATGTTTCCGTCCACATGCTCATTTCGGGCAGATTCTCAATGTAGAATCCGATGCTCTGCGTAAATCCGCTTAGAATATAAATGGTCGGTCCAGCTATGAGTAGAAATAATAAGAACAGCGCCGCGAGTCCCATATTGAGTTCGCTCAGTCGCTTCACTCCCTTGTCCAAGCCTGTCATGACAGACGCCGTTGCAAAGCCAGTGATCACGACGATTAGTAACACTTGCACGTTTGTGCTGATCGAGACATCGAAGAGGTAATTAAGGCCGGCGTTGATTTGCGTGACCCCCAAGCCCAACGATGTGGCGAGGCCCATTAACGTTGCCAGCACTGACAGCACGTCGATTGCATTTCCCCAGAAACCATAGATGCGATCACCGAGAATCGGGTAGAAAATGGAGCGAATGGTGAGCGGAAGGCCACGATTATAGGCAAAGAATGCTAATCCCAGCCCGACGATTGCATAGATCGCCCATGGGTGTAATCCCCAATGGAAAAAAGTGGTTCCCATCGCCGCTTGAGCTGCTTCTGGAGTGTTGCCTTCGATGCCATTAAACATGGGTGAAGGCGAGTCGTAGTGATATATCGGCTCCCCCACACTCCAAAACATTAGCCCAATGCCCATACCAGCGCTCAAAAGCATGGCATACCATGCGGCTGTTGAGAATTCAGGCTTCGCCTTATTACCGCCTATCCGGATTCTTCCAAGACGACTAAATGCAAAGAATGCTGCCGCCACGATAAATACGTTTGCCGACAGGATAAAAAACCATCCGAAATTCATAGAGATCCAAGCCAACATACCATCGGCAGTGCTGGCTGCTTGGTCTTTAAACATGATCGTTAGGACGATGAAGATCGTCAAAATAAAGACCGATGCAAAAGTGACTTGAGGATGTATGTCGAAGCCGAATCCATTCCAGTTTCGATCGCCCGGTTCGCGCGAGGGTTCACCGTCCAGGAGCGTAGCGGTCGGGCGAATTTGAAGCCCACGAAATTTTTCGCGCTCTTCAATCGCTTTTTTACGAGCGACTTTTTCAGCATGATGCAGCTTTTCTGCCAGCGTCCGCTTCTCAGCCCCTTTCAGGGATGTTTGCTTTTTATCTTTCATGTCAATATTTTGAATGTTTGTGAGTGGTGATCCTACTTCCACATTTTGAAATAGGGCACCACGTGCCACTTAGATGTTGTCGCAAAAGCATCGTCACCATTGAGGATGACGATTTATGCGTGCTGCTATCATTGCGCAGAACTCCCTTTAACACTGGTAGAACCAGCCAAACCGTCGGGCATAATCGAGCCATTTTGTGGACACACTGAAAAGTGTTGTCTGCCCATAGCTCGCCTATGCGAACACCTAATAAATGGCGCTCGTCTGTCTCTACCTTCGCCATTGCGTGAGGTTCGGACTGTTTTAAATAAAAGACGGAATTAAGACTAAGTTAAATGGGTTCGTAGGGAAACGTGTGTTTCAGACTAGATGCTCTATCAAACAGGCGGATAAGGACTTTGCAACCCTCATCATCTGCCGATCTTAGATCAGAAGCTCATTTTCGCTTAATGATTCCACCCACGAATGCGGACTCTGGTCCGGCCATTTGATTGCCAAATCGCCGAACTCTAGTCGGAGTTTCGCAGAGATAGAAAACTTCAGGGTCGATGCTCTGCACGAGCTGCAGCGCTCGCGTCAATAGCTTGCGCTCGCAGACAATCTGTAGTTCGGAGACGGGGCCAGTGGCTCCTGTGCCCTCAAATTGTGTCACACGAAAACCGTCTGCTCGCAGCACTTGTTGTATCTTTTCGGCGTTTTTTCCAGTAATTACGCGTAGGACGGCGTGCCCGAGTGCAAGCTTGCGCTCCAGAATAATGCCGACGACATTGCCTGTGGAAAAGCCGAGCGCATAAAAGATGAGTAGCCATGGTCGGGCGAGCACGGTATTGACCACGGTCGCAATTACGATCAACCAGATCGTCACTTCGAATAGTCCCAAGACAAATGCCAGATAGACGCGACCTTGCACTGTCGCGATCATCCGTATCGTGCCGATCGATACATCCAGCACTCTTGAGAGAAAAACAATAAATGCGAGCACTCCAAAAGGGAGATCGTTAAAATCAAGTTCCATGAATGTCCGAAGCTATGCTGATGTGCATGTGTATGCCAAGGAGCAATCTACATCGATCGACCCATACCTATCGATGGTTTAAGCGCCGGATGCTTTAATCATTCACTCTTTGTTGTCAGCGTTTACAATGATGATGTTTTGACTTTGCCTTAGACTTGAAGGAGTCGTATGCTTGTCACATGAGAATTGCATTTAAACTTCGTCGTATTTCACTTCAAGCAATATGCACCTTGGGGGTGCTTCCGCTGCTTTGCGCTCAATTCGTTCAAGCTGCTTCGGCACTCGATTTCATCAATGCCGTAACTGAAGAGTTGAACGGGCCAGTCGTGGTCGAAGACGTCACTTCTTCCGACCCTGTGGCGCCCGTAGCACCTGTGGCACCTGTGGCGGCCGAAACACATCGACTGCAGCAAGTGGTGGATGCGGCTTACCATAAATATAAAAATTTGAATGAAGGTGCGAATGCGGATTACATTCCAATTCTAACGACAGTGCCGAGTGATCTCTTTGGTATCGTGATCGCCACTCGAGAGGGACAACTGTATACCGTCGGAGATATCGATTACAAATTCTCGATTCAATCGGTCTCCAAGCCCTTTACTGCAGCGCTCGTGATGCAGGAGCAGAGCCCTGAAGCCTTACTCGAAAAAATCGGAGTGGAACCCACGGGCCTACCGTTTAACTCTAAAATGGCTCTGGAGCTCTACCCAGCGCGCAGCGTCAATCCACTGGTGAATGCCGGTGCGATCGCTGCTGTGAGTCTGGTTGAGGCGAATGGCGAGCAGCAACGTTGGTCACGCGTGCACCGTAACCTTGAATTATTCGCTGGAGCCGATCTGCCGCTGTTGGAAGCTGTCTATCAATCAGAATATGATACCGCATGGAGCAACCGTGGTATCGCTAACTTGCTGTATAATTACGGACGGCTTTACTGTGCACCAGAAGAAGCGCTACGCGTTTATACCAAACAATGCTCCGTCGGCGTCAGCGCTAAAGATCTAGCAATCATGGGAGCGACACTCGCCAATAGTGGAACCAACCCGTTGAGCAATCTAAAGGTGCTCGATGCGAAACATGTCCCAGAGTTACTTGCGCTAATGGCAACTGCTGGATTTTACGATGAATCTGGAGAGTGGATGTTTTCCGCTGGTTTGCCAGCCAAGACGGGAGTCGGTGGCGGCATCGTCGCAGTCGTGCCAGGCAAGTTTGCAATCGCCGCCTTTTCGCCGCGTTTGAACGAGGCCGGAAACTCCATCAAAGCCATGAAAGCGATTCGCTATATCGCTGGTGAACTCGGTGTCGGCCTCTATGGGGCAAACCCAGAAGACTGAGTTGCTTTTGGGGAGGGACGCTTCTGCGCCGTTCGCCGAGCTTCAGCACAGAACTAAAGCACCAGCACGCTGCAAGACGAAGCTCGTCCCTCCCGAATGGGTTGAGCTAAAAATCAAGATTCTTGATGCGTGACGGTATCGCAGGAGAAGCATGCACGGTTTCATCGCACTCGGCATGGCTCTGTATGAAATGATAACCTACAGCAGTTCCACTGAATGACGCTGACTCTTTAATCTCGCGGGATAGGACGAAACTCGCCCTCGGTGTGCGTCCTGCGACTGACTAGCACGATGGCCAGCCAAGCGAGTATGAACCCCGGGATAATTTCGTAGATGCCAGGGCCACCCAGAAAGGAACTGCTCCAGCCCATATTGATCCAGGCGATCACCGTCACGGCACCTGTGAGCATACCAGCGACTGCGCCTGTCCCGGACATTTTCTTCCATGTCAGTGATAGGATGATCAATGGACCAAAGGCTGCGCCAAACCCCGCCCAAGCATTGGACACAAGTTTCAAAATTTGAGAATTAGGATCGTCGGCCATGAGTGCAGCAATCACCCCAACCAACACCACGCTGACTCTACCGACTGTGACCAGGTGCCCTTGGCTCGCTTTCTTATTCATGAACAATCGATAGAAATCCTCCGTGAGCGATGAGGAGGAGACGAGCAATTGACTCGAGATCGTTGACATAATCGCGGCTAGCAATGCGGCATAAAGGCAACCAGTGATCAGTGGATGAAAGAGTAAATTGGCCAGCACGATGAAAATCGTTTCACCATCACTGATGGTGATGCCACTGCGCTCAACATAAGCGCGTCCTAAGATGCCTATACCGACCGCACCGAGTAGCGAGATGAACATCCAACTCATTCCGATATTACGAGCTTTGGCTACATCTGCCACTGAGCGAACCGCCATGAAGCGGACGATGATGTGGGGTTGTCCGAAGTAACCGAGTCCCCAGCCGACAGCCGATAGAAACCCAAAGAAAGTCAGTCCGTCGAACAGTGATAAATAGTGCGGATCAATCGCATTCAATTGCTCGACAGTTGTAACGAGTCCATCGTTTTGGCCAGTGGTGAGAATGACTAGTGGCATGATCACTAGCGCCAGCATCATGATGCAGCCTTGGACGAAGTCAGTTAGGCTAACCGCCATGAATCCTCCGATGACTGTATAGACCAGGACAACACCTAGCGTGAACCAAACGCCGAACGTATAGTCGCTCATAAAGCTCAAATTGATCAGATCACCAAATGCGCTTGCAAATAATTT of Lentimonas sp. CC4 contains these proteins:
- a CDS encoding BCCT family transporter, with protein sequence MKDKKQTSLKGAEKRTLAEKLHHAEKVARKKAIEEREKFRGLQIRPTATLLDGEPSREPGDRNWNGFGFDIHPQVTFASVFILTIFIVLTIMFKDQAASTADGMLAWISMNFGWFFILSANVFIVAAAFFAFSRLGRIRIGGNKAKPEFSTAAWYAMLLSAGMGIGLMFWSVGEPIYHYDSPSPMFNGIEGNTPEAAQAAMGTTFFHWGLHPWAIYAIVGLGLAFFAYNRGLPLTIRSIFYPILGDRIYGFWGNAIDVLSVLATLMGLATSLGLGVTQINAGLNYLFDVSISTNVQVLLIVVITGFATASVMTGLDKGVKRLSELNMGLAALFLLFLLIAGPTIYILSGFTQSIGFYIENLPEMSMWTETFRDTNWQGSWTIFYWAWWVSWSPFVGMFIARISKGRTVREFILGVMIVPTILSFIWMSVLGGSAISLQASGEANIFGAVSENVSTALFAMLEYFNFSTVLSMVGIVLVTVFFVTSSDSGSLVVDHLTSGGKLKSPVPQRVFWAVMEGVIAAVLLLGGGLSILQTASISTGLPFTVVLLLVVYALYMGLSEEAYMEDAVLDKLEDVHAEHKITEAIIEVHDELLTKQSDQ
- the glsA gene encoding glutaminase A: MRIAFKLRRISLQAICTLGVLPLLCAQFVQAASALDFINAVTEELNGPVVVEDVTSSDPVAPVAPVAPVAAETHRLQQVVDAAYHKYKNLNEGANADYIPILTTVPSDLFGIVIATREGQLYTVGDIDYKFSIQSVSKPFTAALVMQEQSPEALLEKIGVEPTGLPFNSKMALELYPARSVNPLVNAGAIAAVSLVEANGEQQRWSRVHRNLELFAGADLPLLEAVYQSEYDTAWSNRGIANLLYNYGRLYCAPEEALRVYTKQCSVGVSAKDLAIMGATLANSGTNPLSNLKVLDAKHVPELLALMATAGFYDESGEWMFSAGLPAKTGVGGGIVAVVPGKFAIAAFSPRLNEAGNSIKAMKAIRYIAGELGVGLYGANPED
- the rdgB gene encoding RdgB/HAM1 family non-canonical purine NTP pyrophosphatase, coding for MSKHSLIIATGNAHKVEEFELLLKGLDFDVVSAKTCGGMPEVDENGSTFAANAQLKAEALRAQAPADAWVMADDSGLEVDALDGAPGIYSARYAGVDASDGDNVVKLLDAIKDVPKEARTARFRCVLCVIDHEGYITHYDGSCEGRIDTEVHGDGGFGYDPIFIPDGYSESFAQLGDSVKSQLSHRAKAVEWMRTILAERS
- the rsmH gene encoding 16S rRNA (cytosine(1402)-N(4))-methyltransferase RsmH, with protein sequence MTSEETPQPHKRRVRYKGKNPRRFEDKYKELNPERYADTVAHVLAGGKTPAGQHVPIMVSEIMQALAVQSGERAVDCTLGYGGHSAELLKAVQPGGCLIGVDQDPIELPKTEARLRLAGFPEESLHCERTNFVALRGVLGKVGWHEGADAILADLGVSSMQIDNPARGFSFKHEGPLDMRMNPNKGISASTLLEKIGEEALEALLRENADEPNAASLATALAGQVFKTTGALARAIEQILPESFDEDKVKATQRRVFQALRIEVNDEFKVLDGWLRGLPSCLRTGGRVAVLTFHSGEDRRVKKAFKAGLQDGLYSAISEEVIRASFAEQHDNPRASSAKLRWAVKAS
- the putP gene encoding sodium/proline symporter PutP, giving the protein MEVGIWISLFLYFGLMIAIGFYAARKSTSSSEEYMLGGRQLHPAVAALSAGASDMSGWLLLGLPGALFAAGLIEAWIGIGLLVGAWLNWMVVAPRLREQTERYDNALTIPQFLANRFPSKAMSLRTVSAVIVVVFFVVYTASGLVGGGKLFASAFGDLINLSFMSDYTFGVWFTLGVVLVYTVIGGFMAVSLTDFVQGCIMMLALVIMPLVILTTGQNDGLVTTVEQLNAIDPHYLSLFDGLTFFGFLSAVGWGLGYFGQPHIIVRFMAVRSVADVAKARNIGMSWMFISLLGAVGIGILGRAYVERSGITISDGETIFIVLANLLFHPLITGCLYAALLAAIMSTISSQLLVSSSSLTEDFYRLFMNKKASQGHLVTVGRVSVVLVGVIAALMADDPNSQILKLVSNAWAGFGAAFGPLIILSLTWKKMSGTGAVAGMLTGAVTVIAWINMGWSSSFLGGPGIYEIIPGFILAWLAIVLVSRRTHTEGEFRPIPRD
- a CDS encoding DUF5698 domain-containing protein, yielding MELDFNDLPFGVLAFIVFLSRVLDVSIGTIRMIATVQGRVYLAFVLGLFEVTIWLIVIATVVNTVLARPWLLIFYALGFSTGNVVGIILERKLALGHAVLRVITGKNAEKIQQVLRADGFRVTQFEGTGATGPVSELQIVCERKLLTRALQLVQSIDPEVFYLCETPTRVRRFGNQMAGPESAFVGGIIKRK